A single window of Mangifera indica cultivar Alphonso chromosome 18, CATAS_Mindica_2.1, whole genome shotgun sequence DNA harbors:
- the LOC123201268 gene encoding protein REVEILLE 8-like, protein MNSNASSSTHPLPLPPPQSMATTSSAATTSTTATDGGGKKIRKPYTITKSRESWTEEEHDKFLEALQLFDRDWKKIEDFVGSKTVIQIRSHAQKYFLKVQKNGTIAHVPPPRPKRKAAHPYPQKASKNVLVPLQASMAYPTVNTLAAGYPPWDDTSILVNTTPSKIMSPQEDFTNLPGAEADIGSKGVLRMGTSSVSGIGSSSRTLTSSEIPKQGKQVPMLHGIPDFAEVYSFIGSVFDPDTKGHVQKLKEMDPINFETVLLLMRNLSVNLSSPDSEPIRKVMSSYDTNSKTVGIVGGIVATNQTSDISC, encoded by the exons ATGAATTCCAACGCATCATCATCTACACATCCTCTGCCTCTGCCGCCGCCGCAATCCATGGCCACCACGTCATCAGCCGCTACAACATCAACGACGGCCACTGACGGCGGTGGCAAGAAGATCAGGAAACCCTATACCATCACCAAGTCTAGAGAGAGCTGGACTGAAGAAGAACACGACAAGTTCCTCGAAGCTCTTCAACT GTTTGACCGCGACTGGAAAAAGATTGAAGATTTTGTGGGTTCTAAAACAGTTATCCAG ATTCGGAGTCATGCTCAGAAATACTTCTTGAAGGTCCAGAAGAATGGGACAATAGCCCATGTTCCTCCACCTCGACCTAAACGCAAGGCTGCTCATCCTTATCCGCAAAAAGCATCAAAAAATG TTTTAGTACCCCTGCAGGCATCTATGGCTTATCCAACAGTAAATACCCTTGCAGCTGGATATCCACCATGGGATGATACTTCCATTCTGGTAAACACAACACCAAGCAAAATTATGTCACCACAAGAAGATTTTACCAATTTACCTGGAGCTGAAG CTGATATTGGATCAAAGGGCGTATTGAGGATGGGTACCAGTTCTGTTAGTGGCATTGGAAGTTCAAGTAGAACACTGACCAGTTCAGAGATACCAAAGCAGGGGAAACAGGTTCCTATGCTTCATG GTATACCAGACTTTGCTGAAGTGTATAGCTTCATAGGGAGTGTCTTCGACCCAGACACCAAAGGCCATGTGCAAAAGCTCAAGGAAATGGATCCGATAAATTTTGAAACA GTTTTATTATTGATGAGGAACCTCAGTGTTAACTTGTCTAGCCCTGATTCTGAGCCAATT AGGAAGGTCATGTCATCGTATGACACCAATTCTAAAACAGTGGGGATTGTTGGTGGGATTGTTGCGACCAACCAAACGAGTGATATATCATGTTGA